A genomic stretch from Leptospira andrefontaineae includes:
- a CDS encoding heme/hemin ABC transporter substrate-binding protein produces MKKLITLALFLCLPASIFAEAKELRIVTLNGTVSEIVFALGKGKLVVGNDTSSLYPPEAVALPKVGYQRMLSAEGILSLKPNLILGLEYAGPPEVIEQLKSAGLKVIIYPGLPGVEPALNNILAIGKEIGAEKEAQKIVQDIRKKHSKIAEKVSKLKSKPKVLFVYHRGTSLAQVSGIETPADEMIRLGGGVNAVSGFTGFKPITPEAVIAAQPDIILIPSRGLESLGGKDGVFNLPGVKDTPAGKKLRVVAIDDLVLLGFGPRLGQGIEELFESFHPKTPDKK; encoded by the coding sequence ATGAAAAAACTCATAACCTTGGCTTTGTTCCTCTGTTTACCTGCAAGCATCTTCGCAGAGGCAAAAGAACTTAGGATTGTAACATTAAACGGAACTGTTTCAGAGATCGTTTTCGCATTAGGAAAAGGTAAATTAGTTGTAGGTAACGATACTTCTTCCCTTTATCCTCCCGAAGCAGTAGCACTTCCTAAAGTAGGTTACCAAAGAATGCTTTCTGCGGAAGGAATTCTTTCTTTAAAACCGAATTTGATTTTAGGATTAGAATATGCGGGTCCTCCTGAAGTAATTGAACAACTTAAATCCGCAGGTTTAAAAGTGATTATCTATCCTGGGTTACCTGGAGTAGAACCTGCACTAAATAATATTCTTGCGATCGGAAAAGAGATCGGAGCAGAAAAAGAAGCCCAAAAGATCGTACAAGATATCCGTAAAAAACATTCCAAAATTGCGGAGAAGGTTTCCAAATTAAAATCCAAACCAAAAGTATTATTCGTATATCATAGAGGAACAAGCCTCGCACAAGTTTCCGGAATAGAAACACCTGCAGACGAAATGATCCGCCTAGGTGGAGGGGTCAATGCGGTGAGCGGCTTCACAGGTTTTAAACCGATCACCCCTGAAGCAGTAATCGCGGCGCAACCGGATATAATCCTAATTCCAAGCAGAGGTTTAGAAAGCCTTGGCGGAAAAGACGGAGTATTCAATCTTCCGGGAGTGAAAGATACCCCTGCCGGGAAAAAATTAAGAGTAGTTGCGATAGACGATCTAGTTCTTTTAGGTTTCGGCCCAAGACTTGGCCAAGGTATTGAGGAATTATTCGAATCTTTCCATCCGAAAACGCCTGATAAAAAATGA
- a CDS encoding FecCD family ABC transporter permease yields the protein MIVSSLETSSPETKTKGEEKKKKTGRKVPPILVYAVLAVGLFGIGILSLKFGSIQLSTGEILKVLISGQDSLSELEVPHSILIWNLRMPRLVLSMLVGACLASAGVCIQGLFRNPLVEPGFIGVSPGAALAASTWIVFSEKILTFFPAELKGKESFLLQLCAFAGALSVSFFLHIVSKREGGGFSLVLVLAGIAVNATVVSLLGFLSYLADDTQLRNLTFWSLGSMAVASWHKIYLLGAVLLLVTFFFPVLARGLDALALGEAEAFHTGFKVRRIRNLTIVLASLLVGVSISICGNIAFVGLIVPHILRMVLGPGHRTLLPASLFGGALLLAIADLTARTIAFPSELPIGIIAAGIGGPFFLFLILQAKRREGEFR from the coding sequence ATGATCGTATCCTCTCTAGAAACTTCTTCCCCTGAAACGAAAACTAAAGGGGAAGAAAAGAAGAAAAAAACAGGTCGTAAAGTCCCGCCTATTCTCGTATATGCGGTGTTAGCTGTTGGACTTTTCGGAATTGGAATACTTTCCCTTAAATTCGGCTCCATTCAACTTTCTACGGGAGAGATCCTAAAAGTATTAATATCCGGACAAGATTCCTTGTCCGAGTTGGAAGTCCCACATTCCATTTTAATTTGGAATTTGAGAATGCCAAGACTCGTATTATCTATGTTAGTTGGAGCCTGTCTTGCTTCCGCAGGAGTCTGTATACAGGGATTATTCAGAAATCCATTGGTAGAACCTGGATTTATCGGAGTAAGTCCTGGGGCTGCATTAGCCGCTTCTACATGGATCGTATTTTCGGAAAAGATACTTACATTTTTCCCAGCCGAACTGAAGGGAAAAGAAAGTTTCCTGCTACAGTTATGCGCCTTTGCCGGAGCACTTTCAGTTTCATTCTTCTTACATATTGTTTCCAAAAGAGAAGGTGGAGGATTTTCCTTAGTTCTGGTACTCGCAGGTATAGCAGTAAATGCGACTGTAGTTTCTCTCTTAGGATTTTTATCTTATCTAGCCGATGATACACAACTTAGGAACCTTACTTTCTGGAGTTTGGGAAGTATGGCAGTAGCAAGTTGGCATAAAATTTATCTATTAGGCGCCGTTCTTCTCTTAGTGACCTTCTTCTTTCCCGTATTGGCCAGAGGTTTGGATGCTTTAGCATTGGGAGAAGCGGAAGCTTTCCATACAGGTTTTAAGGTAAGAAGGATCAGAAATCTTACCATAGTTCTCGCAAGTCTACTAGTAGGCGTAAGTATTTCTATCTGCGGTAATATAGCATTCGTTGGTTTGATCGTTCCTCATATTCTAAGAATGGTTTTAGGGCCAGGTCATAGAACGTTATTACCTGCTTCCTTATTCGGAGGAGCACTTCTTCTTGCAATAGCAGACTTAACAGCACGCACCATCGCATTCCCTTCTGAACTTCCCATCGGGATCATCGCGGCAGGGATTGGTGGTCCATTCTTTTTATTCTTAATCTTACAAGCAAAACGTAGAGAGGGAGAATTCAGATGA
- a CDS encoding ATP-binding cassette domain-containing protein translates to MSLVLSDISLSRGGRFLLSGVNLSLYPGELLIVLGPNGAGKSTLLKLFSGEISPDKGLVLLDGIPLSEYDSEDLALRRSVLSQESEIHFPFIADEIVRMGRSCSKLRVPKPLEDQITKDAFHAVHLGERERFQIYNKLSGGEKQRTQMARVLVQDKEPTQRESYVLLDEPGASLDPNRIHSLLEKAKQLSKEGRGVLCILHDLNLALRYADRIAVLKEGKILSDGVPENILDEEFVLEHFQLRTKKVPFPEGGHYLIPLGPAEPNKTNGLPYKIDAKGVKENVHR, encoded by the coding sequence ATGAGCCTAGTATTATCAGACATTTCCTTATCCAGAGGTGGAAGATTTCTATTATCAGGAGTCAATTTAAGTTTGTATCCTGGAGAACTTTTAATCGTGCTCGGTCCGAATGGAGCGGGAAAATCCACCTTATTAAAATTATTCTCAGGAGAAATATCTCCGGACAAAGGATTGGTGCTATTGGATGGGATCCCTTTGTCTGAATATGATTCTGAAGATTTAGCGCTAAGACGAAGTGTTCTTTCCCAAGAATCGGAGATCCATTTTCCATTTATTGCAGATGAGATTGTTCGAATGGGAAGGTCCTGTTCTAAATTAAGAGTTCCTAAACCGTTAGAAGATCAGATCACTAAAGATGCATTTCATGCGGTCCATTTAGGGGAAAGAGAAAGATTCCAAATTTATAATAAACTTTCCGGTGGAGAAAAACAAAGGACCCAGATGGCAAGAGTCCTAGTCCAGGACAAGGAACCCACTCAAAGAGAAAGTTATGTTCTTTTGGATGAACCGGGAGCCTCTTTAGATCCGAATAGGATCCATTCTTTATTAGAAAAAGCAAAACAACTCAGTAAAGAAGGAAGAGGAGTTCTATGTATACTTCATGATCTGAACCTCGCCTTAAGATACGCTGATCGGATCGCAGTATTAAAAGAAGGTAAAATACTATCGGATGGGGTTCCGGAGAATATTCTGGATGAGGAATTTGTCCTAGAACATTTCCAATTGAGGACCAAAAAAGTCCCCTTCCCGGAAGGAGGACATTACCTCATCCCACTCGGTCCTGCAGAACCAAACAAAACAAACGGCCTACCCTATAAAATTGATGCTAAAGGAGTCAAAGAAAATGTCCATCGCTGA
- a CDS encoding hemin-degrading factor — MSIAESLEIENIIKDWKQIKETQPRLRMREIASKLKTSEGGLLAASEISKAEGFPQVSSLQTNWGELFAKFGELGHVMVLTRNEACVHERKGIFEKVSSGPGHILVVGTDIDLRLFPGIWKFGFAVEEPKQDSTQRSFQFFNENGEAMFKLFLTDKSNVSAWEKLRSEFKNGSTDFSPLFSSENKKETTVAEKKEISSETKVEFLNDWGKLEDTHEFFSLLKKHGVSRIQSMEIANGKFTKTVEPKAVLRMLEMASLERSPIMVFVGNPGSIQIHTGEVTNIKVLESWWNVLDPEFNLHLRSDLISKVYIVDKPSKDGVIHSMEVYDADGELIVQFFGKRKPGQPERTDWVGLLDKVSEPV, encoded by the coding sequence ATGTCCATCGCTGAATCGTTAGAAATAGAGAATATCATCAAAGATTGGAAACAGATCAAAGAAACACAACCTCGCCTTAGAATGAGGGAGATCGCTTCCAAACTCAAAACCTCGGAAGGCGGATTATTGGCTGCTTCCGAAATTTCAAAAGCAGAAGGATTCCCTCAAGTTTCTTCTCTCCAAACCAACTGGGGAGAATTATTTGCAAAATTCGGAGAATTAGGACATGTAATGGTCCTCACTCGTAACGAGGCCTGCGTACATGAAAGAAAGGGAATATTCGAAAAAGTAAGTTCCGGTCCCGGACATATCCTGGTTGTTGGAACAGATATTGATCTTAGACTTTTCCCAGGGATTTGGAAATTCGGATTTGCAGTGGAAGAACCTAAACAAGATTCCACACAAAGATCTTTTCAATTCTTCAATGAAAATGGAGAAGCAATGTTCAAACTTTTCCTTACAGATAAATCAAACGTATCCGCTTGGGAAAAATTAAGATCCGAATTTAAAAATGGATCTACTGACTTCTCCCCTTTATTTTCCTCTGAAAACAAAAAGGAAACTACAGTCGCAGAGAAAAAAGAGATCAGCTCGGAAACTAAGGTTGAGTTCCTGAACGATTGGGGAAAACTCGAGGACACCCATGAATTTTTCTCTCTATTAAAAAAACATGGTGTTTCCAGGATCCAATCCATGGAGATCGCCAATGGAAAATTCACTAAAACCGTGGAACCAAAAGCAGTTTTAAGAATGTTGGAAATGGCATCCTTGGAAAGAAGTCCTATCATGGTTTTTGTAGGAAATCCTGGATCCATACAGATCCACACTGGAGAAGTAACGAATATTAAGGTTTTAGAATCTTGGTGGAATGTTCTGGATCCGGAATTTAATCTTCATTTAAGATCCGATCTGATCTCTAAAGTTTATATCGTGGATAAACCTTCCAAAGACGGAGTTATACATTCCATGGAAGTATATGATGCAGACGGAGAGTTGATCGTTCAGTTTTTCGGAAAAAGAAAACCGGGACAACCTGAAAGAACTGATTGGGTCGGCTTATTAGACAAGGTGTCTGAACCAGTCTGA
- a CDS encoding DoxX family protein, with protein sequence MERWHDWLETHRDWWIDMVRVYLGGVLVYKGLAFLADTDALIRLMELNNAPYASTLLAHYIVIAHICGGVLLMVGLLTRFSAILQLPVLVGAVLFIHAREGFVSAGSNLPYASMILLLLLHFSLYGSGRISADFYIETHKSV encoded by the coding sequence ATGGAAAGATGGCATGATTGGTTAGAAACTCATCGGGATTGGTGGATCGATATGGTCCGCGTATATTTGGGCGGGGTTCTGGTGTATAAGGGACTTGCATTCCTTGCAGATACGGATGCGCTTATCCGACTAATGGAATTGAATAATGCTCCTTATGCTTCTACGTTGTTAGCTCATTATATAGTGATTGCTCACATTTGTGGTGGTGTGCTGCTGATGGTAGGACTTCTGACTAGATTCTCTGCGATTTTACAATTGCCTGTACTAGTCGGGGCCGTTTTATTCATCCATGCAAGAGAAGGTTTTGTGTCTGCAGGATCAAATCTGCCATACGCATCCATGATCCTACTTTTACTTTTGCACTTTTCTTTGTACGGATCCGGTCGTATCTCGGCGGATTTTTATATAGAAACACATAAGAGTGTCTAA
- a CDS encoding metallophosphoesterase — translation MEFDLQRLLIFLSVFTVILLIGYSYATSRLIAPFELGTFQMVSLWIGVVFLVLLTPSAYLLSLFFRETGWQKFWAYSAFTTLGFATILVSFVVFKDLGNLTWKGVIYLSDLLQSKSISVASAETQALLGSEKFGRGDFLARFSSFALLGLAGGLTAFGFYQAKKTPIVKHVKIKVKDLPEGLHGFKIAQLSDIHIGPTIKGNFLEGVVSKTNSLEPDLVAITGDLVDGTVNMLKHHVSPLKDLDSKYGTFFVTGNHEYYSGVIAWIRELEDLGINVLLNQNKLIDHNGAKIAVAGVTDYKAHTIIPGHRTDPKQASLGTEDAHYKVLLAHQPNSVFEAAKVGYDLQLSGHTHGGQYFPGNVFIHLFQKFVAGLSKWEDTQLYVSRGTGYWGPPLRIGAPSEITLLVLEKQS, via the coding sequence ATGGAGTTCGATTTGCAAAGGTTATTGATTTTTCTCAGTGTTTTTACCGTAATTCTTTTGATAGGTTATTCTTATGCGACCAGTCGTTTGATCGCACCTTTCGAACTTGGAACTTTTCAGATGGTTTCTCTCTGGATCGGAGTGGTTTTTCTGGTCCTTCTCACCCCGAGTGCTTATCTTCTAAGTTTATTTTTTAGAGAAACCGGGTGGCAGAAGTTCTGGGCATACTCCGCGTTTACCACTTTGGGATTTGCGACTATTCTTGTTTCCTTCGTAGTCTTCAAGGATCTGGGAAACTTGACTTGGAAAGGCGTTATCTATCTTTCGGACCTTCTACAATCCAAAAGTATTTCTGTCGCATCAGCCGAAACTCAAGCATTATTAGGATCGGAAAAATTTGGAAGAGGGGATTTTTTAGCAAGATTCTCTTCTTTCGCGCTCTTGGGACTTGCAGGTGGATTGACTGCTTTCGGATTTTACCAGGCTAAAAAAACTCCCATTGTCAAACATGTGAAGATCAAGGTAAAAGATCTGCCTGAAGGTCTGCATGGATTTAAGATCGCACAACTTTCCGATATTCATATCGGGCCTACGATAAAAGGAAATTTTTTAGAGGGTGTGGTCTCTAAAACGAATTCTTTGGAGCCTGACCTCGTTGCGATCACCGGAGATCTGGTGGATGGAACAGTAAACATGTTGAAACACCATGTTTCTCCACTGAAGGATCTGGATTCCAAGTATGGTACATTCTTCGTAACCGGGAACCATGAGTATTATTCGGGAGTGATCGCTTGGATCAGAGAATTAGAAGATCTTGGGATCAATGTATTATTAAATCAGAATAAACTAATAGATCATAATGGTGCTAAGATCGCTGTCGCAGGTGTAACTGATTATAAGGCTCATACAATTATCCCGGGCCATAGGACTGACCCTAAACAAGCTTCTCTCGGAACGGAAGACGCGCATTATAAAGTATTACTCGCTCACCAGCCTAATTCTGTTTTCGAAGCTGCAAAAGTAGGATATGATCTGCAGCTCTCAGGCCATACTCACGGTGGTCAGTATTTCCCTGGGAATGTGTTCATTCATTTATTCCAAAAGTTCGTGGCGGGTCTGAGCAAATGGGAAGATACCCAACTTTATGTGAGTAGAGGAACTGGATATTGGGGACCTCCTTTGAGGATTGGAGCTCCTTCCGAGATCACTCTGCTTGTTTTGGAAAAACAGTCTTAG
- a CDS encoding GAF domain-containing SpoIIE family protein phosphatase — protein sequence MSTIDSEARKYKSLLNTSTILNANLDLYQLLPLIMLYSKDLLEAEASSLFLLEEKDGFLYCEVALGEKGEIVQKYARLEPGQGIAGWVAKEKKAIILEDAYTDPRFNPALDQKTGFRTRSLACVPLYIADKVIGTLEILNKSDNRSFEASDVEVLNSLSEMAAIAIKNAQAHETLKKRVLELRLLYEFEKLTVAEKSINELGNWLLDKVLEFLEAKAGTIYLADPTLEVLRVLAARGIPEEAIHNIQVPYGEGISGWVAKEKQSLLIQNLDEDPRYDKSAKYKFEANSLISAPLLFRGELLGVISVNNKYSGFAFTHADLEMLGAIANRLSVTIKNANLFHKVLDTDRELKRAREVMHKILPSSLPYVGGLEFGVQHIPYDNVGGDFYNILKLDENRSAVLIADVSGHGLSASVVATVIHTVVSTFDSETLGSPSKFFTALNYALYNKLAGNFLTAFYAIIHTGTNTMSYTNAGHNPPILYRKSEGSSLHLETKGKLVGVIPDLFFEEYVTAFQPQDRLVLYTDGLTEHSNSDRTRRYSEDLLTLAVRNHSQSHSAEAAESLIKECRTYCHRSDFEDDVTLLIVDRV from the coding sequence ATGTCCACCATTGACTCGGAAGCCAGAAAATACAAAAGTCTACTGAATACGAGTACGATCCTAAACGCAAATCTGGACCTCTATCAACTTCTCCCTTTGATCATGCTGTATTCCAAAGATCTGTTGGAAGCAGAAGCAAGCTCCCTATTTCTTTTAGAGGAGAAGGACGGATTCTTATACTGCGAAGTTGCTTTGGGCGAAAAAGGAGAAATCGTCCAAAAATATGCAAGACTTGAACCTGGACAGGGCATCGCAGGTTGGGTCGCAAAAGAGAAAAAAGCAATCATACTTGAAGACGCATACACTGACCCAAGATTCAATCCTGCCTTGGATCAAAAAACAGGATTTAGGACCAGATCACTTGCATGCGTTCCTCTATACATTGCGGACAAGGTGATCGGAACTCTGGAAATCCTGAACAAATCGGATAACAGAAGTTTCGAGGCCTCGGATGTAGAAGTGCTCAATTCACTTTCCGAGATGGCTGCGATCGCTATCAAAAATGCTCAAGCTCATGAAACTCTGAAAAAAAGGGTTTTGGAGCTACGATTACTTTACGAATTCGAAAAATTAACAGTCGCAGAAAAGAGTATTAACGAATTAGGGAATTGGCTTTTAGATAAGGTACTCGAATTTTTAGAAGCAAAAGCGGGAACCATTTATTTAGCAGACCCTACGTTAGAAGTATTACGGGTCCTAGCAGCCAGAGGAATCCCAGAAGAAGCAATCCATAATATACAGGTCCCTTACGGAGAAGGAATTTCAGGCTGGGTCGCAAAAGAAAAACAAAGCTTACTTATCCAAAACCTGGACGAAGACCCAAGATACGACAAAAGTGCTAAGTATAAATTCGAAGCAAACTCTTTGATTTCAGCTCCTTTATTATTCCGTGGAGAATTATTGGGAGTTATTAGCGTAAACAATAAATATTCAGGATTTGCATTCACTCATGCGGACCTAGAAATGTTAGGTGCGATCGCAAATAGGCTCAGTGTCACTATCAAAAATGCGAACCTATTTCATAAAGTTCTGGATACGGACAGAGAACTAAAACGCGCAAGAGAAGTAATGCATAAGATACTTCCTTCCAGTCTTCCTTATGTGGGAGGTTTAGAATTCGGAGTGCAACATATCCCTTACGATAATGTCGGTGGGGACTTTTATAATATTCTAAAATTAGATGAAAATCGAAGCGCAGTTCTGATCGCGGATGTTTCAGGTCACGGGCTTTCCGCTTCAGTAGTAGCGACAGTTATTCATACCGTAGTAAGCACTTTCGATTCTGAAACATTAGGAAGCCCTTCCAAATTTTTTACTGCGCTTAACTACGCTTTGTATAATAAATTAGCCGGAAATTTCCTAACTGCATTTTATGCGATCATTCACACAGGCACAAATACAATGTCTTATACGAATGCAGGTCATAATCCTCCGATCTTGTATAGAAAATCAGAAGGAAGTTCCTTACACCTAGAAACGAAAGGAAAATTAGTCGGAGTGATCCCTGATCTTTTCTTTGAAGAATATGTAACCGCTTTCCAGCCCCAGGATCGATTAGTTTTATACACAGATGGACTTACAGAACATTCTAACTCGGACAGAACCAGAAGATATAGTGAAGACTTACTTACCCTAGCAGTTCGAAATCATTCACAATCACATTCAGCGGAAGCGGCAGAAAGTTTGATTAAGGAATGTAGGACCTATTGCCATAGATCCGATTTCGAAGATGATGTTACTCTATTGATCGTGGATCGAGTTTAA
- a CDS encoding M14 family metallopeptidase encodes MDVLSYYLETYEACRKAFLSYKKQLKSKFERFDYECLEIPKDGGQLDVYCLGAKKKPAKRLVIMSSGIHGVEGFAGSAFQRRWIEEFLLDDKSAYKLPKNSDFLILHGINAHGFKNFLRVNERNVDLNRNFALKREKLHKRFKNKKYRKIQSFLNPGSEFGNFLFEYIFFIIRFLGVVIRFGAKYVLDAAVNGQYEFPKGIYYGGRKPEPVVRVLRKYFKKVLKPYDRILILDFHTGYGAKNGLSLMHNAEGGSRTDKNLKKVFGDFGLLLNEGEEDFYRTSGDFTDFFGKILAKEKDLFPITVELGTFGNLNVMGAIRGSFLMISENRIRFHGSKSELEADKIREEFKQMFYPNREDWRLAAMDHVFGIVPEAITRFSKL; translated from the coding sequence GTGGACGTATTATCCTACTATCTAGAAACCTACGAAGCCTGTCGAAAGGCCTTCTTATCTTATAAAAAGCAGTTAAAATCCAAGTTTGAACGCTTTGACTATGAATGTCTGGAGATCCCAAAAGACGGGGGTCAATTGGATGTTTATTGTTTAGGAGCAAAGAAAAAGCCTGCAAAACGTTTGGTTATAATGAGCTCAGGCATCCATGGAGTGGAAGGATTTGCAGGCTCCGCATTCCAACGTAGATGGATTGAGGAATTCCTACTAGATGATAAAAGCGCTTATAAACTTCCTAAAAATTCTGACTTTTTGATTTTGCATGGGATCAATGCACACGGTTTCAAAAATTTCCTGAGAGTGAACGAAAGGAATGTGGATTTAAATCGTAACTTCGCTTTAAAAAGGGAAAAACTACACAAGAGGTTCAAAAATAAAAAATACAGAAAGATCCAAAGTTTCTTAAATCCAGGGTCCGAGTTTGGCAATTTTCTTTTTGAATATATATTCTTCATTATCAGGTTTTTAGGAGTAGTGATCCGTTTTGGCGCTAAGTATGTTTTGGATGCGGCAGTAAACGGGCAGTATGAATTCCCAAAAGGGATCTATTATGGCGGTAGAAAGCCTGAGCCTGTTGTCAGAGTTCTAAGAAAGTATTTCAAAAAAGTTTTAAAACCCTATGATCGTATTTTGATCTTGGATTTTCATACAGGTTATGGAGCCAAGAATGGACTTAGCCTAATGCATAATGCAGAAGGTGGTTCCAGGACGGATAAAAATCTTAAAAAAGTTTTCGGTGATTTTGGTCTTCTTCTGAATGAAGGAGAGGAGGACTTTTACAGGACCTCAGGCGATTTTACCGATTTTTTCGGAAAAATTTTAGCGAAAGAAAAAGATCTATTCCCTATCACTGTTGAGCTTGGAACATTCGGGAATCTGAATGTAATGGGCGCTATCCGTGGAAGTTTCTTAATGATCAGCGAGAATCGGATCCGATTCCACGGCTCCAAATCCGAATTAGAAGCGGATAAAATAAGAGAAGAATTTAAACAAATGTTCTATCCGAACCGGGAAGATTGGAGACTTGCTGCAATGGATCACGTTTTCGGGATTGTTCCGGAAGCGATAACCAGATTTTCTAAATTATAA
- a CDS encoding LIC10816 family protein produces the protein MDTVTIFALALLAVPVFARFARVSKDAMNRYHLIGLGGLFLILGEATKITATKVTPIAAVLPMIDIATAILAYAGVLFGVVWLSLYYVKHPNEI, from the coding sequence ATGGATACAGTGACCATCTTCGCATTAGCGCTTTTGGCTGTTCCTGTGTTTGCCCGGTTTGCCCGAGTATCCAAGGATGCGATGAATCGCTATCACCTAATCGGATTGGGAGGTCTTTTCCTAATTCTTGGTGAAGCTACGAAGATTACTGCGACTAAAGTTACACCTATAGCAGCAGTTCTTCCTATGATTGACATCGCAACTGCGATCCTAGCTTACGCGGGGGTACTTTTCGGGGTAGTATGGCTATCGCTCTACTACGTCAAACACCCGAACGAAATCTAA
- a CDS encoding DsbA family protein has product MSLEFKRPDTKHSILYVADPICAWCYGFSPIFEKIREKYSDKIEFTLVLGGLKYGPEVETFSEDVTEKLKYLWKEVERISKRSFHYDILQNRNIKYDSEPGSRAVITAQRINPSLSFAFLDKLLESFHSKGKDPSSFETYAEIASELSIPLDEFKELYNREETLLETRNDFNYGYILGVTGFPCLVFSDGLDRGILTKGYSTFEEVDALLGDYFRSIGSF; this is encoded by the coding sequence GTGAGCCTAGAATTCAAACGCCCGGATACCAAACATTCCATCCTCTACGTAGCCGATCCGATCTGTGCCTGGTGTTACGGCTTCTCCCCTATTTTCGAAAAGATTAGAGAAAAATATTCAGACAAAATTGAATTCACATTAGTACTCGGCGGATTAAAATACGGACCCGAAGTAGAAACATTTTCGGAAGATGTTACCGAAAAATTAAAATACCTTTGGAAAGAAGTAGAAAGGATCTCAAAAAGAAGTTTCCACTACGATATACTCCAAAATAGAAATATCAAATATGATTCTGAACCTGGTTCTAGAGCAGTCATCACGGCACAAAGGATTAATCCAAGTTTATCTTTCGCTTTTTTAGATAAACTTCTAGAAAGTTTCCATTCTAAAGGAAAGGACCCAAGTAGTTTTGAAACTTATGCGGAGATTGCTTCGGAGCTTTCTATTCCATTAGATGAATTTAAAGAATTATATAACAGAGAAGAAACTCTCTTAGAAACAAGAAACGATTTCAATTACGGTTATATTTTAGGCGTAACTGGATTTCCTTGTTTAGTATTTTCAGATGGATTGGACAGGGGGATTTTGACTAAGGGATATTCTACTTTCGAAGAGGTGGATGCACTTCTAGGGGATTATTTCAGATCAATTGGAAGTTTTTAA